Proteins encoded within one genomic window of Humulus lupulus chromosome 1, drHumLupu1.1, whole genome shotgun sequence:
- the LOC133812612 gene encoding ATP-dependent DNA helicase DDM1, whose product MEFEEKVKIEPSVDSPTSVLEEEDTCDIKTEVKLEEEIIADAKNGDSLLISKAMVEEEEKLLEARVKEEDEERNKEPETPNLNDSQFTKLDELLTQTQLFSEFLLEKIDDITNNGIEQETETTEKKKRGGRKRKNAANYNTGKAKRAVAVMLTRSQDNESNETAEDMNLTAEERCEKEQRELVPLLTGGKLKSYQIKGVKWLISLWQNGLNGILADQMGLGKTIQTIGFLAHLKGKGLDGPYLVIAPLSTLSNWMSEFSRFTPSVNAIIYHGNKNQRDEIRRKHMPKAIGPKFPIVITSYEMALAEVRRSLRHYSWKYVVVDEGHRLKNSKCKLFKEMKLLPMENKLLLTGTPLQNNLAELWSLLNFILPDIFSSHEEFESWFDLSGKFNGEEGQEEKRRAQVVAKLHAILRPFILRRMKTDVELMLPGKKEIILYATMTEFQKNFQDHLLNKTLERYLSEERQIGRTKHGKLNNLVIQLRKNCNHPDLLQAAFDGSYFYPPIEQIVEQCGKFRLLDRLLVKLFARKHKVLIFSQWTKILDIMDYYFSEKGFVVCRIDGSVNLAERRTQIQEFNDLNSEFRIFLLSTRAGGLGINLTAADTCILYDSDWNPQMDLQAMDRCHRIGQTKPVHVYRLATAQSVEGRMLKRAYSKLKLEHLVIGKGQFQLEKLAPNSFDIEEEDDLLALIRDEESAEDKVIQTDISDENLELVLDRSDLVVNTDAIDEEKTEETAAVYPLNGPGWEVVLPTASGGMLSSLNS is encoded by the exons ATGGAATTTGAAGAGAAGGTGAAGATCGAACCCTCCGTAGATTCTCCGACTTCGGTGCTGGAGGAAGAG GATACATGTGATATAAAGACTGAGGTCAAATTGGAGGAAGAGATCATTGCTGATGCAAAGAATGGAGATTCCTTGCTCATATCCAAAGCCATGGTGGAGGAGGAAGAAAAGTTGCTGGAAGCTCGGGTTAAGGAAGAGGACGAGGAAAGGAACAAGGAGCCAGAAACGCCCAACTTGAATGATAGTCAATTTACCAAACTGGATGAGCTTCTGACACAAACCCAACTGTTCTCGGAGTTTTTGCTTGAAAAAATAGACGACATCACAAAT AATGGCATCGAGCAGGAGACAGAAACCACtgagaaaaagaaaagaggtGGTAGGAAACGGAAAAATGCTGCAAATTACAATACT ggAAAGGCCAAGAGGGCAGTTGCAGTTATGCTGACAAGGTCTCAAGACAATGAGAGCAATGAGACAGCTGAGGATATGAACCTCACTGCAGAAGAAAGATGTGAGAAAGAACAAAGAGAACTTGTTCCTTTGTTAACTGGTGGAAAACTAAAGTCTTATCAGATTAAAGGTGTGAAGTGGTTGATCTCATTATGGCAAAATGGGCTCAATGGGATACTTGCAGATCAAATGGGACTTGGAAAGACTATTCAAACCATTGGTTTCTTGGCTCATTTAAAAGGAAAGGGTTTGGATGGGCCCTATTTAGTGATTGCGCCACTTTCCACCCTTTCAAATTGGATGAGCGAATTTTCTAG GTTTACACCTTCGGTAAATGCTATTATTTATCATGGTAATAAGAATCAGAGAGATGAGATTCGAAGGAAGCACATGCCTAAAGCAATTGGCCCTAAATTCCCCATAGTTATTACTTCTTATGAAATGGCATTGGCTGAAGTAAGACGATCATTGAGGCATTATAGTTGGAAATATGTCGTGGTTGATGAG GGGCACAGGTTGAAAAATTCTAAGTGCAAATTGTTTAAGGAAATGAAATTGTTGCCTATGGAGAACAAGCTTCTTTTGACTGGGACACCTTTGCAGAATAATTTGGCAGAGCTGTGGTCATTGTTGAACTTTATTTTGCCTGATATTTTCTCATCCCATGAAGAATTTGAGTCATG GTTTGATCTGTCTGGAAAATTCAATGGTGAGGAGGGGCAGGAAGAGAAAAGAAGGGCTCAA GTGGTAGCAAAACTTCATGCAATATTGCGCCCTTTTATACTTCGAAGAATGAAGACTGATGTTGAGTTGATGCTTCCTGGAAAGAAAGAAATCATATTATATGCGACTATGACAGAATTTCAGAAGAATTTTCAGGATCATCTGCTCAATAAGACATTAGAACGTTATTTATCTGAAGAGAGGCAAATTg GTCGTACTAAACACGGAAAGCTTAACAATTTGGTTATTCAACTTCGGAAGAACTGCAACCATCCTGACCTTTTACAGGCAGCATTTGATGGCTCAT ACTTCTACCCACCCATTGAGCAGATAGTTGAGCAATGTGGCAAATTTCGTTTGTTGGATCGACTGTTGGTCAAGCTATTTGCTCGGAAACACAAG GTCTTGATCTTTTCTCAGTGGACTAAGATTTTGGATATAATGGATTATTATTTTAGTGAAAAAGGGTTTGTAGTTTGTCGAATTGATGGCAGTGTGAACCTTGCTGAAAGGAGAACACAG ATTCAGGAGTTCAATGATCTGAATAGTGAATTCAGAATTTTCCTTCTAAGCACCAGAGCTGGTGGGTTGGGTATCAACCTTACAGCTGCTGATACCTGTATTCTGTATGACAGTGATTGG AACCCCCAAATGGATTTGCAGGCCATGGATAGATGCCATAGAATTGGTCAGACCAAACCTGTTCACGTTTACAGGCTTGCAACAGCTCAATCAGTAGAG GGTCGTATGTTGAAAAGAGCTTATAGCAAGTTGAAGCTTGAGCATCTGGTGATTGGAAAAGGGCAGTTTCAACTAGAAAAACTGGCACCGAATAGTTTTGATATCGAGGAG GAAGATGATCTATTGGCTCTTATCCGAGATGAAGAAAGTGCAGAGGACAAGGTGATTCAGACTGATATCAGTGATGAAAATTTGGAATTGGTGTTGGATCGTAGCGATCTGGTCGTGAACACAGACGCCATCGATGAAGAGAAGACCGAGGAAACAGCTGCAGTATATCCCCTTAATGGCCCTGGTTGGGAGGTTGTCTTACCGACTGCAAGTGGAGGCATGCTTTCTTCTCTTAATAGTTAA
- the LOC133812614 gene encoding solute carrier family 40 member 1-like isoform X2 translates to MLNMMNEPLIQHQQPSTSLNGSFPPTLITYLYVAHFLARWGARMWEFSVGLYMIKLWPDSLLFAAIYGVLESASTAIFGPIVGNWVDSLTYVKVLQLWLVSQNLSFIVAGGTMIVLLVNSALKVTQFSAFILFVILTNISGAVGVLSTLAGTILIEREWVVVISEGHSSPQHLTKMNSVIRRIDLTCKLCAPVVTGFIISFVSLKASALSLALWNTMSVWVEYWLFISVYKGIPALQENDHRRASKSVSDEDQKRKTKLVSSAYFEAWRVYWQQDTVLPGIALALLFFTVLSFGTLMTAALEWEGIAAFEIGIGRGVSALIGIGATIVYPFLQSHLSTLRTGLWSIWSQWICLLLCVGSIWVGNNISSSYMLMGGVALSRLGLWSFDLSVIQQMQDQVPESDRCVVGGVQNSLQSSMDLMGYVMGILISNPQEIKDRMVDGE, encoded by the exons ATGTTGAATATGATGAATGAACCTCTTATTCAACATCAGCAACCTTCAACTTCTCTTAATGGCTCTTTCCCTCCAACTCTTATCACATACCTATATGTTGCCCATTTCTTGGCCAGATGGGGTGCCAG GATGTGGGAATTTTCAGTTGGGTTGTACATGATTAAGCTTTGGCCAGATTCTTTACTGTTTGCTGCTATTTATGGTGTCTTGGAATCTGCCTCTACTGCAATTTTTGGCCCCATTGTTGGAAATTGGGTTGATAGTTTGACCTATGTAAAG GTTCTCCAACTTTGGTTGGTATCACAAAATCTCTCTTTCATAGTTGCTGGAGGCACTATGATAGTATTATTGGTCAACTCAGCCTTGAAGGTGACACAGTTCAGTGCTTTCATTCTGTTTGTGATATTGACAAATATCTCTGGAGCTGTTGGCGTGCTCTCCACTCTTGCTGGTACAATCCTAATCGAAAGAGAATG GGTGGTGGTAATATCAGAAGGGCATTCATCACCACAACATCTGACAAAGATGAACTCGGTCATTAGGCGAATCGATCTCACTTGCAAGCTATGTGCTCCTGTGGTTACTGGCTTCATAATCAGCTTTGTGTCACTAAAAGCTTCAGCACTGAGTTTGGCTCTATGGAATACCATGTCAGTTTGGGTGGAATATTGGCTTTTCATCTCTGTCTACAAAGGCATTCCAGCTTTGCAGGAAAACGACCATAGGAGGGCCTCAAAATCAGTTTCTGATGAAGATCAAAAGAGAAAGACCAAATTGGTTTCAAGTGCTTATTTTGAAGCATGGAGAGTTTATTGGCAGCAGGACACTGTACTCCCTGGAATAGCTCTGGCTTTGTTATTCTTCACAGTCCTCAG TTTTGGAACACTAATGACAGCAGCCTTAGAGTGGGAAGGAATTGCAGCGTTTGAGATTGGAATAGGTCGTGGAGTAAGTGCTCTAATTGGAATTGGTGCAACAATTGTGTACCCATTCCtgcaatctcatctttcaacacTCAGAACAGGCCTTTGGTCTATTTGGTCTCAG TGGATCTGCCTTCTACTTTGTGTGGGTTCAATATGGGTTGGTAACAATATTTCATCATCGTATATGCTCATGGGAGGAGTGGCACTCTCACGACTTGGTTTGTGGTCTTTCGACTTATCTGTCATCCAACAAATGCAG GATCAAGTCCCTGAATCGGATCGTTGTGTGGTAGGAGGAGTTCAGAATTCTCTTCAGTCAAGTATGGATTTGATGGGTTATGTAATGGGAATACTCATCTCCAATCCACAG gaaattaaggatagaatggTCGATGGCGAGTGA
- the LOC133812614 gene encoding solute carrier family 40 member 1-like isoform X1, protein MLNMMNEPLIQHQQPSTSLNGSFPPTLITYLYVAHFLARWGARMWEFSVGLYMIKLWPDSLLFAAIYGVLESASTAIFGPIVGNWVDSLTYVKVLQLWLVSQNLSFIVAGGTMIVLLVNSALKVTQFSAFILFVILTNISGAVGVLSTLAGTILIEREWVVVISEGHSSPQHLTKMNSVIRRIDLTCKLCAPVVTGFIISFVSLKASALSLALWNTMSVWVEYWLFISVYKGIPALQENDHRRASKSVSDEDQKRKTKLVSSAYFEAWRVYWQQDTVLPGIALALLFFTVLSFGTLMTAALEWEGIAAFEIGIGRGVSALIGIGATIVYPFLQSHLSTLRTGLWSIWSQWICLLLCVGSIWVGNNISSSYMLMGGVALSRLGLWSFDLSVIQQMQDQVPESDRCVVGGVQNSLQSSMDLMGYVMGILISNPQDFWKLTLISFVVVTLAALLYTFHLYRIRKHLFHWEKLILFVKLLTFSSENTQLC, encoded by the exons ATGTTGAATATGATGAATGAACCTCTTATTCAACATCAGCAACCTTCAACTTCTCTTAATGGCTCTTTCCCTCCAACTCTTATCACATACCTATATGTTGCCCATTTCTTGGCCAGATGGGGTGCCAG GATGTGGGAATTTTCAGTTGGGTTGTACATGATTAAGCTTTGGCCAGATTCTTTACTGTTTGCTGCTATTTATGGTGTCTTGGAATCTGCCTCTACTGCAATTTTTGGCCCCATTGTTGGAAATTGGGTTGATAGTTTGACCTATGTAAAG GTTCTCCAACTTTGGTTGGTATCACAAAATCTCTCTTTCATAGTTGCTGGAGGCACTATGATAGTATTATTGGTCAACTCAGCCTTGAAGGTGACACAGTTCAGTGCTTTCATTCTGTTTGTGATATTGACAAATATCTCTGGAGCTGTTGGCGTGCTCTCCACTCTTGCTGGTACAATCCTAATCGAAAGAGAATG GGTGGTGGTAATATCAGAAGGGCATTCATCACCACAACATCTGACAAAGATGAACTCGGTCATTAGGCGAATCGATCTCACTTGCAAGCTATGTGCTCCTGTGGTTACTGGCTTCATAATCAGCTTTGTGTCACTAAAAGCTTCAGCACTGAGTTTGGCTCTATGGAATACCATGTCAGTTTGGGTGGAATATTGGCTTTTCATCTCTGTCTACAAAGGCATTCCAGCTTTGCAGGAAAACGACCATAGGAGGGCCTCAAAATCAGTTTCTGATGAAGATCAAAAGAGAAAGACCAAATTGGTTTCAAGTGCTTATTTTGAAGCATGGAGAGTTTATTGGCAGCAGGACACTGTACTCCCTGGAATAGCTCTGGCTTTGTTATTCTTCACAGTCCTCAG TTTTGGAACACTAATGACAGCAGCCTTAGAGTGGGAAGGAATTGCAGCGTTTGAGATTGGAATAGGTCGTGGAGTAAGTGCTCTAATTGGAATTGGTGCAACAATTGTGTACCCATTCCtgcaatctcatctttcaacacTCAGAACAGGCCTTTGGTCTATTTGGTCTCAG TGGATCTGCCTTCTACTTTGTGTGGGTTCAATATGGGTTGGTAACAATATTTCATCATCGTATATGCTCATGGGAGGAGTGGCACTCTCACGACTTGGTTTGTGGTCTTTCGACTTATCTGTCATCCAACAAATGCAG GATCAAGTCCCTGAATCGGATCGTTGTGTGGTAGGAGGAGTTCAGAATTCTCTTCAGTCAAGTATGGATTTGATGGGTTATGTAATGGGAATACTCATCTCCAATCCACAG GATTTCTGGAAATTGACACTGATATCCTTTGTTGTGGTAACATTGGCTGCATTACTCTACACTTTTCACCTTTACAGGATCAGAAAACACCTTTTTCACTGGGAGAAGCTTATTTTGTTTGTTAAATTGTTGACATTTTCATCTGAAAATACACAACTTTGTTGA
- the LOC133812615 gene encoding uncharacterized protein LOC133812615 → MITRSKLVEQLREYQIRSQQKFSALTVFSPKPNPTSRYDITVAIIWALVFTMLVVSSYLALYFRHFRLSFAILCLGVFLPLRLKISRHTLARRSRERKLLLPLSM, encoded by the exons ATGATAACTCGCTCTAAACTCGTGGAGCAACTCAGAGAATACCAGATCCGATCCCAGCAAAAATTCTCAGCTCTAACTGTCTTCTCTCCCAAACCCAATCCCACTTCAAg GTATGACATCACAGTGGCTATCATTTGGGCCTTAGTATTCACCATGCTTGTTGTGTCATCGTATCTGGCCCTGTATTTCAGGCACTTTCGGCTTTCTTTTGCCATCCTATGCTTGGGCGTCTTTCTTCCTTTAAGGCTGAAAATATCTAGGCATACACTGGCTAGAAGGAGTAGGGAGAGGAAACTGTTATTACCCTTGTCCATGTGA